One stretch of Deltaproteobacteria bacterium DNA includes these proteins:
- a CDS encoding DMT family transporter, with amino-acid sequence MVFAQRRTPNTERYFPKENSGGTVPLAALFAGAVAIAFAPIFVRLSPVGPSATAFWRILLALPPLWIWMVLKREGPDPKRSPSSFSDYFHLGLAGLFFAGDLSIWHWSIKLTSVANATLLVNFAPVFVTLGGWLIFRQKVRLIFLLGMGLALLGMTLIAGHSFQVSLHYFLGDTLSFTAALFYAGYLLSVKSLRERFSTATLMAWSGLVTAAALLPITLLSGESLPVPNLQGWVLLIGLALISQVAGQSLIAFALAHLQASFSSVALLVQPVTAALLAWLLLNESIGAWQVFGGILVLFGILVAKRGGTT; translated from the coding sequence ATGGTTTTCGCCCAACGCCGAACACCGAACACCGAACGGTATTTTCCCAAAGAAAATTCAGGCGGCACCGTACCCCTCGCGGCCTTATTCGCCGGGGCCGTGGCCATCGCCTTTGCCCCCATCTTTGTCCGTCTCAGTCCAGTGGGACCCAGTGCCACGGCCTTCTGGCGCATTTTGCTGGCCTTGCCGCCCTTGTGGATCTGGATGGTGCTAAAAAGGGAAGGACCGGATCCGAAACGTTCCCCTTCTTCTTTTTCCGACTATTTCCATTTAGGTCTGGCCGGCCTGTTTTTTGCCGGGGACCTGTCCATCTGGCATTGGTCCATCAAACTGACTTCGGTGGCCAACGCCACTTTGCTGGTCAATTTCGCCCCGGTCTTTGTCACTTTGGGGGGTTGGTTGATTTTTCGTCAAAAGGTGCGGCTGATTTTTCTTCTCGGCATGGGCCTGGCCTTACTGGGCATGACTCTCATTGCCGGTCATAGTTTCCAGGTGAGCCTTCATTATTTTTTGGGGGATACCTTGAGTTTTACGGCCGCCCTTTTTTACGCCGGCTATCTCCTGTCCGTTAAATCGCTCCGGGAACGCTTTTCCACGGCCACCCTGATGGCCTGGAGCGGACTGGTAACGGCCGCCGCCTTGCTTCCAATTACCCTGCTATCCGGTGAAAGTTTACCTGTTCCCAACCTTCAGGGATGGGTCCTCCTGATCGGTCTGGCCCTGATCTCCCAGGTGGCCGGACAGAGTCTCATCGCCTTTGCCCTGGCCCATCTCCAGGCCTCCTTCTCCTCAGTGGCCTTGCTGGTCCAGCCGGTAACCGCGGCCCTGCTGGCCTGGCTCTTATTAAATGAATCCATAGGAGCCTGGCAGGTTTTTGGAGGGATACTGGTACTGTTCGGAATCCTGGTGGCTAAACGGGGGGGTACGACGTAG
- a CDS encoding cold-shock protein: protein MPEGRVKWFNENKGFGFIEVDGQDKDVFIHHSAISMQGFRTLQEGQRVSFDIEQGKKGPAAVNVKAL, encoded by the coding sequence ATGCCAGAAGGACGCGTAAAGTGGTTCAACGAAAACAAAGGTTTTGGCTTTATTGAAGTTGATGGTCAGGATAAGGATGTATTTATTCACCATTCAGCGATCAGTATGCAGGGTTTCAGGACCTTGCAAGAAGGCCAGCGGGTAAGCTTTGACATCGAGCAGGGCAAAAAAGGCCCGGCTGCTGTCAATGTAAAGGCCCTGTAG
- a CDS encoding M48 family metallopeptidase: MIPFNLLLICFLSIYFLELIFSLWLERVNRRHLKTQSDSVPILFEGFIDRQKLSRIVAYTRENSRFGSFQQIFSDLILLVILLSGFLPLVDQLARYWGLSFILSGLFFWLVPGCITSLLDLPFDYYHTFRIEEKYGFNKATLKTWVTDQLKGAALSLVLFAVILSLILWMIRLSPNHWWLWGFLILSLFQLLMAVLYPILIAPIFNKFEPLRDQELADKISRLMQEAGIHIKGLFQMDAGRRSRHTNAYFTGLGKTKRIVLFDTLIQSHPQEEILAVLAHEVGHFKGRHIWKQFFLFAWSMLAAFYLFYLLMDWPLLYRTFGFQDSPAYVGLFLIGILGQKAGFFLSPFYMALSRRFERQADRFALKLLKSPSTLVTVLKRLAADNLSNLFPHPLYVRFHYSHPPLLERINSLEA; this comes from the coding sequence ATGATACCATTTAATCTTCTATTGATCTGTTTTCTATCGATCTATTTCCTTGAGCTTATTTTTTCTCTCTGGCTGGAGCGGGTAAACCGCCGACATTTAAAAACCCAGAGCGACTCTGTGCCCATACTTTTTGAAGGGTTTATTGACAGACAAAAGCTTTCCCGGATCGTGGCCTACACCCGGGAGAACAGCCGGTTCGGCTCCTTTCAGCAGATTTTTTCGGACCTCATCCTCCTGGTCATCCTCCTGTCGGGTTTTCTCCCCCTGGTGGATCAGCTTGCCCGGTATTGGGGACTTTCCTTTATCCTCTCCGGTCTTTTCTTCTGGCTGGTCCCGGGATGTATCACCTCCTTATTGGACCTTCCCTTTGATTATTATCACACCTTTCGGATCGAAGAAAAATATGGCTTTAACAAAGCCACCCTCAAGACCTGGGTAACGGATCAACTTAAAGGTGCGGCCCTGTCGCTGGTCTTGTTTGCCGTAATCTTATCCCTTATCCTCTGGATGATTCGCCTTTCTCCGAACCACTGGTGGCTCTGGGGGTTCCTCATCCTTTCCCTTTTTCAACTGCTGATGGCCGTGCTCTATCCCATCTTGATCGCCCCGATTTTCAATAAATTTGAACCCCTCCGGGATCAGGAGCTGGCCGATAAGATTTCCCGACTGATGCAGGAGGCCGGGATCCACATCAAGGGCCTGTTCCAGATGGATGCCGGCAGGCGCAGCCGCCACACCAACGCCTACTTTACCGGCCTGGGCAAGACCAAGCGGATCGTTCTCTTTGACACCCTGATCCAGAGCCATCCTCAGGAGGAGATCCTGGCCGTGCTGGCCCATGAAGTGGGTCATTTTAAGGGCCGGCACATCTGGAAACAATTCTTTCTTTTTGCCTGGTCCATGCTGGCGGCCTTTTATCTTTTTTATCTTTTGATGGACTGGCCGCTGCTCTACCGGACCTTCGGGTTTCAAGATTCCCCAGCCTATGTGGGGCTGTTTTTGATAGGCATCTTAGGCCAGAAAGCCGGGTTTTTTCTTTCTCCTTTTTATATGGCCCTTTCCCGGCGATTCGAACGCCAGGCCGACCGGTTCGCCCTTAAGCTGCTCAAGTCCCCCTCAACCCTGGTGACGGTTTTAAAAAGGCTGGCGGCTGACAACTTGAGCAATCTTTTCCCCCATCCGCTCTATGTCCGGTTTCATTATTCCCATCCTCCCTTGCTGGAAAGGATCAATTCCTTAGAAGCATGA